The following nucleotide sequence is from Mangifera indica cultivar Alphonso chromosome 1, CATAS_Mindica_2.1, whole genome shotgun sequence.
TTTACCTCTTCCACCACATATTATTCTACATTTAAAACTTGAATAGAAATGTTTTTAGCCCTTTCATGCAACTTAATTAAACGAATTCTTTAGGGGGCTTGTGGCAAATTCCTAAACTATTAGCGACTGTTGAAAGATTAAAATCTGAGGaggtaaatttttttccaaGAACCCTAGAGTTTACAAGATTATAGTGAATCCTTAAAACACCAAATAATTATAGTTTAGTTCCTATagttagggttagattcgaattgagttgagTTCAAGCTCGATTCAATTTATAGTAATTGAGTTTGGACTCATCGAGCTCGCTGCAAATACGCTCAAGTTTGACTCGtttcaagctcgaactcgattGAAACTCGATTCAAGTTCGAgctttaattaattcattattaaaataacgtcgttttaatatatattgatcaaaacgatattgttttgtatcaaaattttagcTTGCGAGCTTGACAAACAGCTCGAGCTTAACAAACAGCTCGAGCTTATTTGGGGTTAGCTCGTTTTGGGCTTATTTGAGCTGAACTCAAACGAGtttggttcgaatccaaccctacctaTGGTTTAAGGTATATTAAGCGAAAATTATTAAACAACTTTTAGATGACGACGGTTAGTCATCCCCACCCAATGACGTAGTCTTCGATTGAAAAGTTTACAATGCCCCTTATTAATTTTACTTCAAGCTTAtgaaaaggtcaaaagacttattcctacctaaggtttagtttattgTCAAACTGATAATCgcaatttttttagaatttaaatatcCACTCGTCAtctaaattatgttaaaatttgttgttagtTACAAAGATGAAAAGGTCATTtaaccaaataatattaaaaacattaaaaatttatccttttctcattttagttttgaaaactaataattttttttttgatctcatatttttcaattttaaaaagtgacttttccCCCGTAGCTCTAGGGTTTCATACTTTTCATGCTTCTCTTTTTTAGCCACCTcccaactttttaaaacttttgtttTACCCCTCATATAGTTTACGTCTATTGGCTTTCTTCCGACAACCTTCTCCCTTCGTCTTTGACTACCTCTCTACCCAAGATCAAGTTGTCGTCAACCCAACATCTATCTTTGGCGATTGTGCTCCCTTTTGATGTGATGATGATGTAGTTTTTCTCTTGTCAGAGACAAAAACCATATGGGTTTAAGCATTTCTTCTTGTGCGCAACAAGGTTCTTCTATATGGTGACTTAGTTTTTCTCGAGTGCAACTTTTTACGTTTCGTTTCACCCCCTTTTTGTCAGCAACACACCAAGAGATAGACGAAGAAGAGAGGCAGTAGAAATGCAGAGAAAGTTGTGCTCAACGATGACACAAGACAAGAAAAGAACCACGTCGAAGACGGATACTAGGTTGACGATGGCTAGATCTTGGGTAGAAAGATGACTATAAACAAAGGGAGGAGGTTGTTAGAAAAAGGGCAGCAAACAAAAACTATATGACGGGTGaaacaaaagttttaaaatatttaagggGACTCTAAAAGAGATACTTGAATTGTATGAAACCCTAGAGTTAAggaaaaaatacatttttcaaaaatgaaaatatatgagGCAAAGgaggaaattattaatttttaacattagtgaaaaaaagataaaattttatttttttaatataactagttaaatgacatctttacttttataattaacaacaaattttaacgaaaattagatgatgaataagtatttgagttttcaaaaaattatggatattaatttgacaataaaataaaccttgggtgggaatatgtgttttggccttataaaaataaataaaattctttttttttttctgtgttttACAATCTCCTTAAACACTATTATATATCTAGTCAAAATCAATCTACTCAATCCAACTTTATGAATTCGGGTATTCTCTTGtatcataaaaattaactataataattaaatagaaaattagaTACTGAAATAGAAACAATACCCGtatccaaaaataataataaatctaataAGGATTGAATCCCTTAATTCTTACCTCTATCATTTTAGAGAATATCTTTCTCATTCTCTTTCTGCGGAGACGATTTATTTTCAGTTTGGGTACACCAATCCAACCCATAAAGTGCCACATTCCCCTACTGTAAATagaagatataataataataataataattaaaaaaaataaaaataaactttattaaagtaatttttttattttaaaagtgggaaaatgttaaaattaccCTGGCGGCGTTGAAACTGTGGGCCTGTGGCTGGATGAGTAAAGCGTTTGTTCCTAGGATCGATATAAGAGCAGAAACTTGTCACTGAGAAATTTTAAAGCGGCCGATGGGGACGAGAAAAGTATACGAGGAGAAGCTGAGAAGCGGGAATCTTCATCACGATCCCACCATTAATCCCGGTCTGGGATCCCCTCGCTGCCCACGATGTCTCTCTTTGTTGGATCCTAATTCTGTATGCGCTTATTCATTCTTTTCAATCGCTtcaattttcattatattaatgttttaaaacttcCTCAACCGAGTTGAATTAAACTCTTGTTTCAGGACAAGACTGAGTGGGCTATCACTTCCGTTTTGCACGACGCAACCGCCGTGGTCAGTTCCCAATTATCAGATGGtcttaattacaattttattgatataatttcgtgaatttaatttaatatgttgTTTAGCAGTTGATTTGATGAGGATTTTTTTAGAGTAATTGGCTAGGAAGCATGAAACTTACCATGGGATGCGTTCCCCAAAACTGATATGACACGTTTAAACACACATCTTTTAGGTTTTCTAACCCAAAGTATCCATTAATCTCATTTTGAATTCATCTCCACTCCTCTCTCCAGTGTGGTACTCATCTCCTCTCTGGTTTATATAGATTTGTTTGTATTGTTTcgatcttttttaatatttacatgTGTTTACGTTAGAACAATTTACAGTATATTCTATACTTCTATTTTATCatattctttctcttcattttttttttattatttatttttatactattattgttattgtcatTACTATTGTTAGTATGATAGGCTTTGTCTATATGCCTAATAGGAAGCATCTGTTGATGCAACTCTTCAAGATTTGGaacaaaagtttattttaacaatttggtatttataaaaaaactcttatattttttatatttataaatttctctGCGTTTCagtttcctatatttttgagaaaataagtTTTCACATTTCCACATTTCAATGTTTCTGTTTGCGTGTTACATAGGTAATTCGTTGTGTTTTTAGTTTTTCTAGTTAAAGGGTGTTGCagagaaattaaatatttagttgTTAAAAGTGCACTTAGGCAAGAAGGTTCACTGCTTGTGCACATGCAAGGCAAGCAAAAATCCAAAAGTATAGTTTAAGCGCGCTTTTATTGCGCTTTAAATGAAGTAAAAAGCGCAAAAAAGCGCTTTTTAACCAAacctaataatataaatataggtttaaattttttttttttttataactctcTTAATTACAACTCACTAAAGGTCaaaatcatttcttttttttagcCTAACCCTAAGTCGATATCTAAGGAGAAAGAGGTCTTAGAATATAAGTCCTCTAATCAATAAGAacattttgatgaaaaaataaatgaaatcgTAGTCAAAAATCTGATGATGAGGAAGAAAATGTGACCTtcgatgatgaagatgaaaacttagatttgtattaaaatacacgttttataaaaaaattatgtagattgaagagttttaatattattttatgttttgttataAACATCTATTTATGCTTTTGAGACTTCATCTATGATATTAGGTTTTGATATTTGAGTTATTAgtctctattaattttattttttaacttttagtcCAAAAACAATGTATTCACCTCGCTTTTTTTGCTTAAGCGGTAGAGTCCCTCATCACTTTTAGacatttttcacttttaatgACTATATCATATGcttttttgttagaattttaatatgttttaatagttttatctgGTATATTTATAGCGCTAATCTCATGACTAGTAGTGTTCTAAAATTGTGATGTGTAGTCGTTAGTTTAATGAGTTTTTTGTAAAAAAGGCAAAAGGGTGCAATTTGATTTGCAAGATgcattgaaatttgattttttgttgatAGTGGGCATAGCTTTTGATTTCAAAAAACATTGTGTTTGTAGCCATTATTGTACTTTTGTGGTTATATGGTTTTAAGTTTGGTTGTCCCTGTGTGACCTGAAATATGATTCTACTGCTCTTTATGAATTTTATctgatttgtttttttcccATTTAATAGGCTGGCTCTGGTATTGGTGCTATGCTAAGTGCAGTTCATGGTCTTAATACAGGGATTCCGTTTCTTCAAAATCGTCTTAAGGGACCAAAGTGGGTTCCCTTTGTAGCTGGGGTAGACATATTTACTTTCTGAGATCTGTTTTTGCTTCTTTCAAAATACAATGTATTCCCTCGCATTGGTTGGCTTTGATTTGCATCTTCTTCGGCTAACTTTTGctaattgttttaattgttaACAGATGCCTCTGCTCCTAATGTTTTCAGGTGCAAGTGCTGCATTTGGAGGTATGAGTGGTGTTTATTCtcaattctaaattattttggCATAATTCCTTGGATGTTAATAAGAATGAAGCCTGATCTTGTTCCTATGACTTAACCTCTTGCACATGGCAAtagttatacatattaatttctACTTTTAATAACTATCAAGCATGAAAACAAATTGTTGCAGTTGACCTATATTTGGTCTATAATGTTAAGATTAAACTAATCACTATTAGCTTGGACAAGTTCAACAGATAATTCTTGATTATGAATAATTTGACAAATAAGAGGTAGAAAATTCATAATTGATATATCTGGAGAGATGTGGACTTGATGAATTTGTTCAGTTTTATGCTGTAATTTTGGTAGGAACTTTATTTCTTACTTAACTGGAATGTGTTAAATgctgtgtttttttttgttacttaGCTGGAATATGTTAAATGCTGTGGAATTGTGATAAGCATTTTTATAAGTTGAAGAGATGCTCCTCCATATTATTTGGAGCTCGTCATCTAAGAAGTAAATTAGGATGATATTTGTGCATATAAGACTTCCAACCTTTTGGTCTGACAGGAATCTAGTAGTCTCAACTTTTAGAAAGTAATAATGGAATATATCACACATGTTATATGATGGAGTGAAGCTGTACAACTCTTGGTATTTAGACAATAAGTCAGGGTAAAATTCATAGCATTTTGACAGTTATTTTGAGAAGTATTggcttttaattaatttgagataaatGGCTGTTACTCCTGAACATGCTGTTTGTTGGTGAATGATGATGATGTAGTTCAGTGGCTTGGTGTAACTTTTGGAAGAA
It contains:
- the LOC123211128 gene encoding uncharacterized protein LOC123211128, translating into MGTRKVYEEKLRSGNLHHDPTINPGLGSPRCPRCLSLLDPNSDKTEWAITSVLHDATAVAGSGIGAMLSAVHGLNTGIPFLQNRLKGPKWVPFVAGMPLLLMFSGASAAFGGYVLPKFAQLTVTSYYAASSASHYGISLLTRHIEEAHMSKTWQERLK